DNA from Chloroflexi bacterium ADurb.Bin180:
CGTTTTTCGCGGGGTTGCTGCGCCACCAGCCGATGGGGTTTTACCCGGTGCATGTGGTCGTCTCTGAGGCGCGGCGCTATGGCGTCGAGATCCGTGGGGTAGATCTGCATACCTCAGACGTTGGGGCCACCGTCGAACCTGGGAACACCGGCAAGTCCGAGGACCGGCGAGTTTGGGAACCAGACAACCAGCAAATCCCGGATCCGGGTCCAAGCAAGAAAAAGGGAGCGATCAGGTTGGGACTGGAGAGCGTGCGCGGTCTGGGAGAGGAGGCAAGTGCGACCATCGTGGAAGCTCGCCGCCAACGCCCCTTCCAGTCGCTGGTTGATCTCTGTCAACGCACGGGGTTGGGCCGTCGAGCGGTCGAAGCGCTCATCATGGCTGGCGCGCTTGACCGGTGGAATCGCCCGCGCCGGCAGCTCTTGTGGGAACTGCAGTCAGCACTGGAAGCTGCCGCAGCCCCACCTGCCCTGGACCTTCCACCGCGGGATGATCCTACGTTCACGGCGATTCCTCGCCACGAGCGGCTATGGCTGGAACAGACCTATACGGGCGTTACCGCCGGAGGGCACATCACCGATCTGGTGAGCAGCCAGTTACGGGAGATGGGCGCGACGCCGGTTGCCGACCTCACGCATTGGCCCGACGGCACACAGATCCGCGTCGGAGGCGTCATTGTCGCGCGCCAGCGCCCCCCTACGGCGAACGGTGTGGCTTTCCTCGCCATCGAGGACAGAAGCGGCATCGTCAACGTTATGCTCTACCCGGAGGTTGTCCAGACCTATCGCCGGGCCGTGATGTCACGTTTTGTCCTCGTTGAAGGCGAGGTACGCCGCGACGGTGCCGCAATGAGCATCCTGGGAAAACGTGTGCTGGTGTTGGCCGTCTAGCTCTCGAACAGATGCAAAACCACCTTCTAGCGAGCATCACGGGACTTCAGTCGAATCCTGGAACGCAGGACCTGGATAGGCCCATTACGAGTTCGAGCAGGCCTTGAGCCACAGAGTGCCCTGGGCCGAGAGCTAACTCGCGTCTCACACGTGATGTCCATATCATGGTGACGCTTGGCGTCGTCCACCGTATATATGTACAGACTACTCGTTCTGCAGACCGAGCTCACGGAGTCTCATCTGGGGGAAGCCATGAGGGATCACCTGATCGTCGCGAAAGCTACCTCACACGTTACCGAATCCGAGGAGGATGCCTTTGCTCAGCTCTACCGTGAGCATACCCACGCCGTGTTCAACTACTGTCTGTACCGGGTGGGTGATGCGATGGTGGCCGAAGACCTAACGGCCGATATCTTTGAGCGTGCCTGGCGTTCTCGTCGCCGCTTCGATCGTCGCCGGGCCCAATTCTCCACGTGGCTTTTCTCCATCGCGCGACGAAGGGTGATCGACTGGTACCGAAGCCGGGGGCGTCGTCGCACGGTCGAGCTAGACGAGGAAGTGCCCAGTCCACAGCCTGGCCCTGACACTCTCACTGCCAAAGTGGAAGACCAACGCCGTCTTGGACAGCTCATCAGGGATCTAACTCCCCACGATCAGGAACTGATCGCCATGAAGTATGGAGCGGGCCTGACGAATGGCCAGATCGGGGAGGTCCTGGGCAAGAGCAGTACGGCTGTCGGCTCGGAATTGCATCGCTTGATCCGCAAGCTTCGCCTTCAATGGGAGGACGCCCTATGAGTAGCCACTAGACCTGTTCCGTAGACCCGACATGCAAAAGAGAAAGGAGCTCAATGAGCAACCAACAGACGTGTCATGCTTGGGAAAAGGGACTCAGCGATGCCGATGCAGAGATGGCTCACCGTCTGCAGAGCCTGAAGCGGGATCCCTCGTCCGCACTGGTGGCGCGAGTCCGCAGCATCCCGGTATCGCCGCAGCGACAGTCGTGGCGCATCCCGCGCTGGATCTGGAGCGCGGCGGCTCCCGTTGCCTTACTGGCGGTGCTGGTGGCGGCCTCTCCACCGCTCCTCGCCGCCGTTGCCAGTCTTCAGGAGACCATCGGGAATGTCTACCTGACCATCACCGACCGCTCGCCCGATACCAGCGATGCGACGATCGTTGAGCCTGAGCTCATGTCGCTGCAAGCTGCGCGGACCGCCGTGCCTTTCGACTTTGGCATTCCCAGCCAGGTCCCCGATGACTGGGTCATGGACGAGCAGGTGAAGGTGACTGACCTGGGTGGCGGGCCATTCGTCGAGATTCGGTGGGCCAACTCCGACGAACCGAAAACCTGGATCGAGTTCTCAGCCCGCTCCGCCCTCCAGGATGATGGTTCGCCAAGCGGCCGACGACTTGTCGGCGCCGACAGCTTCCGGGAGATCGAGATCAACGGCCAGCCAGCTGTGATCGTCAGGGGAGCTTGGGATCACGACAGCCGCGAATGGGCTTGGCCGGAGGTGATTACGCTCATATGGACGGTGGACGATGTTGAGTACACCTTGTCCACGAGTGACTCCGAAGGTTCTGAGGCAAGATTGGTGGCTATAGCAGAGTCTACTCGATAGAGCTTGGGCCTACTGGTGATGAGCGACCCGACCAACCGCGCAGACACGCACCAGGCGCCGCTTACGCGGCGCCTACGGGAATGAGGCCCTCCTGCCTCACAATGCGCTGTTCATCCGCCGCCACAATGACTTCGCTGCGCCACTGACGACTGGCGTCGAGGCCCTGATCGAACGCGGTATCACGCTGGGTGGCGAGACCTTGCGGTTCGACCCCATCGAGCCCCTTGCGCAAGCCGCCATCCCCGGCCCGGGTCCCTCCGGGCCTCTAGCCATCCGCTATGGCGTGGCAGAGATTCCCTGGGCCGAGAAACGTGACCCACGGGCCACTCACTATCTGGAGATCGCGCTCAGGGCTGTCTCTGACCGCAGGGGGGCCGACGAGGACCAAGTTCCTCAAGCGAACTTCGTCTTCGTCATCGATACCAGCGGCTCGATGGAAGGCGCCAAGATCAATGGGGTCCTTACGGGTATGCGCGCCCTGTTCGCCGCCCTGCGGCCACAAGATACCATTGGCATTGTCGACTTTGACGTCCAGGCGCGGATCGTGCTTCCAGCGACCAAGGTGAGTGACCTTACGCCCGCAGCCTTCAACGGAGCTCTGCGTCAACTGGTGGCGGCTGGCGGCACGGACATCGCTCTCGGGATGGAAGCAGGTGTGGCTGAGGCCGCAAGCAACGCGACGCCCGGCGCCATCAGCCACGTCTTCCTCTTCTCCGACGGCAACCCGACGGACGGCATTAGGGAGTGGCTCCAGATTCGCGCAGCCATCGTCGAAGCCGTCCGGGGCACCTCCATCCGCGTCTCGACCTTCGGTTTTGGCGCGGATGCCAATGGGCGCGAGCTCGACGCACTGGCCGGTATCACTGGTGGCAGCTACACGCCGGTCTCCGATCCTGCCTCTCTGGGAGACAACCTCGCTGAGGACCTCGCACGGCGCGAGACGCTCGTCGCAAAGGACATCCGTCTCAAGCTGGAGATCGATCCCTCCGTGTCGCTTGTCCACCTCTATGGCTACGATCAGGTCGCCGAGCCCATCGCTCGCGCGGCGCTCGAGCCGGGCACAACGGGCACGGGGGCGCCGGTAGCCACATTTGGGTCCGATGAGGAAGGGTTGCAGATCGCGGTGCCTGATCTGGCTGCAGACGAAGCGTACTGGGTCGTCCTGGAGATCGCCGTGCCGGAATCGCTGGAAATCGTGCTGGGTTTCGCGACGGCAGCGTACGTCGACGCGGCTTCGGGCCAGCATATCGAGGATATGCTCATGCTCGAGACGGAGGTAAAACCGACCACGCTCCCGTCGCACATCGTGTTCCAACATGCCGTTGGGCTATGGAGTAGCGAAGTCGCTTTCTACGCGCTCGACGATCTGTCACAAAACGACCTGAGGACCGCCTCGGCTCGTCTCACAGCGCACGCGTCGGCGCTCGAGGCTGCTTCCGCCCAACTCGAGCGCACATGGCTGGGCAAAGACCTGGAGACCGTGCAGAGAATGGCGCAGCTCGCTCAGTCGCTGGCATCGGGGAACCTGAGCACACGGGCGGCAACCGACACACGCACGCTACTACGTTACATGTTGGATACGTTCGGCCGCGCCCGCAGCGGCTTCACCCCCACGCCAACTCCCTAGCCAGCCTGAGGATGGTCAGGCACGGTCATACCGCGGGAGCGCGCGCACCTCGTCACGCGCGAGCGTAAGAAGGATGCCTGTGTCATCGACCTCGACAATGGCGTCAACCGGGACGATGACGTAGTCGCTGAACAGACCCTGCCGCACAATCAGGTGGGTGATGTGTTGGCCTTCACAATCGACCAGAACGTGGTCGACCTCGCCGAGGCTACCGTCGGCATCACGCACCTTCGTTCCACGGCCTACGACCTTCAGGCTAAAGGGCACCCCTTCGTGAAACCGGTACCGGCGCGAGGGAACTACGCCGGATCCTGCGACGGCTTCGTAAGGAGATGCAGCGTACCGCGTCTGCTCGGGTTGGTACTTACCTCTATCCCAACGCTCAACGGGCACACGGAAGTCGACCTCGCGATACTCCTGGAGGTCGCGCAATGCGCTACTGTGCATGCCCAAGACGATCTGGTCATCAGAAGCGGATTTCACCGCCATGACGGGCACAACTCGGTCCTCGCGCTGTAGGAAGCCCTTCTCGACAATCAGAGCTGTGACACGGTCGGTCGAAGGGTCGATGACAACGCGTGCTAGTCGCCCGCATCGTCCATCATCACAGTGCACCGCTGCGCCAATGCTAAAGCTGAGAGGCAGCTCGCAGCCCTCTCCCAAAGCTGGAGGCATCGATTCATCATCCGTATCGCCAAGAAACCCTGCGCGCTTGTGACTGGCCATAGCTGTACGCTCCTTCGCCGCCAAGACATCGCACAAACACCGATTTTATAATAATAGTATCATCGATTTAGTATATTTGTCAACGGCTGACTTTGCCAATTCTGGCAAAATCATTGACGGACTACGCATCTTGATTACCATGAGTATAGAACTTACGTTCTATACTCATGAAGATTATGTACCTGCTTGTGCCGCACCTACCGGTGCAGGTGGAGTGTCAGAAGCGAGGCCTCCGCCAGGATGACACATCCAAGGGGCTGGTGATCGGGGGCCGGCCCTGGGATGCGTCGGTCGTCCTGGATTGCTGCCCTGTGGCAGAAGCTGCTGGCGCAAGGCCGGGTATGCCGCTGGCCCGGGCCGTGATGCGCTGTCCCAAGGCAGATTTCGTGCCCGCTGACCACACAGCTTACCAGGAAGCGCAGCAGACGCTCTTCGTAGCACTCTTACAGTTCACGGATCGTATCGAGACAGCGGGATTGGGCATGTTCTATGTGG
Protein-coding regions in this window:
- a CDS encoding von Willebrand factor type A domain protein yields the protein MRFDPIEPLAQAAIPGPGPSGPLAIRYGVAEIPWAEKRDPRATHYLEIALRAVSDRRGADEDQVPQANFVFVIDTSGSMEGAKINGVLTGMRALFAALRPQDTIGIVDFDVQARIVLPATKVSDLTPAAFNGALRQLVAAGGTDIALGMEAGVAEAASNATPGAISHVFLFSDGNPTDGIREWLQIRAAIVEAVRGTSIRVSTFGFGADANGRELDALAGITGGSYTPVSDPASLGDNLAEDLARRETLVAKDIRLKLEIDPSVSLVHLYGYDQVAEPIARAALEPGTTGTGAPVATFGSDEEGLQIAVPDLAADEAYWVVLEIAVPESLEIVLGFATAAYVDAASGQHIEDMLMLETEVKPTTLPSHIVFQHAVGLWSSEVAFYALDDLSQNDLRTASARLTAHASALEAASAQLERTWLGKDLETVQRMAQLAQSLASGNLSTRAATDTRTLLRYMLDTFGRARSGFTPTPTP
- the sigL gene encoding ECF RNA polymerase sigma factor SigL, which encodes MYRLLVLQTELTESHLGEAMRDHLIVAKATSHVTESEEDAFAQLYREHTHAVFNYCLYRVGDAMVAEDLTADIFERAWRSRRRFDRRRAQFSTWLFSIARRRVIDWYRSRGRRRTVELDEEVPSPQPGPDTLTAKVEDQRRLGQLIRDLTPHDQELIAMKYGAGLTNGQIGEVLGKSSTAVGSELHRLIRKLRLQWEDAL
- a CDS encoding PRC-barrel domain protein, which produces MASHKRAGFLGDTDDESMPPALGEGCELPLSFSIGAAVHCDDGRCGRLARVVIDPSTDRVTALIVEKGFLQREDRVVPVMAVKSASDDQIVLGMHSSALRDLQEYREVDFRVPVERWDRGKYQPEQTRYAASPYEAVAGSGVVPSRRYRFHEGVPFSLKVVGRGTKVRDADGSLGEVDHVLVDCEGQHITHLIVRQGLFSDYVIVPVDAIVEVDDTGILLTLARDEVRALPRYDRA